The Burkholderia ambifaria AMMD genome contains the following window.
AACAGGTTCGGCGTCGTGCGGCTCGCGCCGATGATCGGGTTGTGGTCGGGCGTGCAGCCTTCGACGCCGCTCCACGTGCGGATCAGCAGCGCATCGCGCAGCGCGGGCAACAGCGCGCACGCGTCGCGCATCACCGCGCGCGTCGTGTCGACCGACGGCTGGCCGAATTCGCCGTCGCCGCGGCCGCGTCCGCCGCCGATCACGCAGTTGCCGCGCGCGACCTGCCGCGCGTACACCCCGCCGCCGTACACGCCGAGGTTGTGCGTGATGAACGGAGGCAGCGGCTCGGTCACCCACATGTTCGGATAGATCGGTTCCATCGGCACGGCTTCGCCGAAGCGTTCGGCGATGGTGTTCGCCCAGGCGCCGGCCGAATTGATCAGCCACGTCGCCGTGCACCTGCGGCCGCCCCCCTGAACGTGAAAGCGCATGCCGTCGTGCCGGGCGTCGTCGACCGCTGCGTGCTCGAACACGTCGGCGCCCGCCGCGCGGGCCGCACGCGCGAACGCGGGCGACACGACGCGCGGGTTCGCGTGCCCGTCGGTCGCGCACAGCGAGCCGCCGAGCGCCGCGCGGCCCAGCCACGGGTAGCGGCGGCGGAACGCGTCGCCGCGCATCACCTGCAGCGGCAGCCCGTGCTCGCCGGCGACCGTTGCATACGCATCGAGCGCATCTAGATCGGCGTCGCTGCGCGCGAGCCGCAAGTGGCCCGACACGACGAATTCGCCGTCGATGCCGATCAGCTCGGGCAGGCGGTCCCAGATGCGCCGTGCGCGCAGCGCGAGCGGCAGTTGCTCGGCCGGGCGTCCCTGGCAGCGCACGCCGCCGTAGTTCACGCCGCTCGCCTGCGCGCCGCAGTCGCGGCGCTCGAACAGCGCGACACGCAGCCCGCGCCGCGCCAGCGCCAGCGCGGCCGACGCGCCGACGAGGCCGCCGCCGACGATCGCGACGTCGTAGTGACGGCGTTCACTCATCGCGCGCCTCGTCGGGAATCGCCGCGACGTCGTCGCCCGCGAGCGCGGCCGAGATCGGGAACGGCTTCACAGGTGGTTGCGCGCGCAACCGACCGACGTCCGCGAGCGGGCGGCCGGTTTCGGCGGCCAGCACGAGAGCGGTCGCGTCGCCGCACATGCGGCCCTGGCAGCGGCCCATCCCGGCGCGCGTCAGCGCCTTCAGCCGGTTCAGCTCGGTGGCCGCGCCGTCGCGGATGCAGCGCCGCAGCGTGCCCGCGTCGATCTCCTCGCAGCGGCACACGATCGTGTCGTCCGGGCAGCGTGCGGGGAGCTCGGGCGGCGGCGCGAACGCCGCCTCTAGGCCCGCGCGGAATGCGCCAAACCGGGCGAGCGTGCGGTCCAGCGCGGCCGCATCGGGCTTGCCGGCCGGCAATGGCGATGACGATGACGTCGCGATGCCCGCGTCGTCGAGCAGCGCGAGTGCCGCGCGTCGCCCGGACGCCTCGGCCGCATCGGCCCCCGCGATGCCGGCGCCGTCGCCCGCGACGTAGAGGCCGCGCACCGACGTGCGACCGGCCGCATCGCGTTCCGGCAGCCATGCGTGATTGAGCGGATCGAAACGGAACCGGCAGCCGGCGAGATCGGCAAGCTGCGTTTCCGAACGCAACCCGAAGCCGAGGCCGAGCGCATCGCAGTCGATCCGGCGCGGCGGCGCATCGCTACCGGCCGCGCGCCACGCGAGGCCGGTGACGTGCCGCTCGCCGAGTACGCGTTCGAGCGTGACGCCCGTTTCGATCGCGACGCCGTGCGCGCGCAGCCAGCCGATGTAATACAGCCCCTTCGCGAAGGTCGCCGGCATGCGCAGCAGCGCCGGTGTCGCGGCCGCCTGCCGGCGCAGCGGGCTCGTGTCGAGCACCGCCGCGACCTGCGCGCCGGCCTTCGCGTACTGGTAAGCGACGAGATACAGCAACGGCCCGGTGCCCGCGAACACGATGCGACTGCCGATCGCGCAGCCCTGCGACTTCAGCGCGACCTGTGCGCCGCCGAGCGTATAGACGCCGGCAAGCGTCCAGCCCGGCACCGGCAGCATGCGATCGGTCGCGCCGCTCGCGATGATCAGGTGCGAGAACGGCACGGTCGTT
Protein-coding sequences here:
- a CDS encoding NAD(P)/FAD-dependent oxidoreductase, which gives rise to MSERRHYDVAIVGGGLVGASAALALARRGLRVALFERRDCGAQASGVNYGGVRCQGRPAEQLPLALRARRIWDRLPELIGIDGEFVVSGHLRLARSDADLDALDAYATVAGEHGLPLQVMRGDAFRRRYPWLGRAALGGSLCATDGHANPRVVSPAFARAARAAGADVFEHAAVDDARHDGMRFHVQGGGRRCTATWLINSAGAWANTIAERFGEAVPMEPIYPNMWVTEPLPPFITHNLGVYGGGVYARQVARGNCVIGGGRGRGDGEFGQPSVDTTRAVMRDACALLPALRDALLIRTWSGVEGCTPDHNPIIGASRTTPNLLHAFGFSGGGFLLAPGVGEVLAELVTTGETATPLEAFSIGRFAPHTPIAPFRQEETHK
- a CDS encoding NAD(P)/FAD-dependent oxidoreductase → MSDALRPVIVGAGPAGVRAAEALVDAGLRPVVIDENARWGGQIYRQPPVDGAFARGKRALYGFEAAKADAVHRTMAALLPRVDYRPNTLAWACGAGRVDTLQDGRETTVPFSHLIIASGATDRMLPVPGWTLAGVYTLGGAQVALKSQGCAIGSRIVFAGTGPLLYLVAYQYAKAGAQVAAVLDTSPLRRQAAATPALLRMPATFAKGLYYIGWLRAHGVAIETGVTLERVLGERHVTGLAWRAAGSDAPPRRIDCDALGLGFGLRSETQLADLAGCRFRFDPLNHAWLPERDAAGRTSVRGLYVAGDGAGIAGADAAEASGRRAALALLDDAGIATSSSSPLPAGKPDAAALDRTLARFGAFRAGLEAAFAPPPELPARCPDDTIVCRCEEIDAGTLRRCIRDGAATELNRLKALTRAGMGRCQGRMCGDATALVLAAETGRPLADVGRLRAQPPVKPFPISAALAGDDVAAIPDEARDE